Within the Corticium candelabrum chromosome 6, ooCorCand1.1, whole genome shotgun sequence genome, the region tccactgtctgtctctttgacCATCtgctctgttgtctgtatgtctgttttgccgtctctgtctgtctgtcctgctgtatgtctgtatgtctgctccactgctgtctgtctgtatgtctcctccactgctgtctgtctctctgtctgtctgtctgcctgtctgtctgtcctgctgtatgtctatctggcTGTGTGctccactgtctgtctgtgtgtctgctccACGGTCTGTCTCTTTGACCatctcatctgttgtctgtctgtctgtccatctgtatgtctgctccactgctgtctgtctgtctgtctgtccatctgtatgtctgttccactgccgtctgtctgtcagtctgtctgtctgtctgtcctgctgtctgtctgtctggctgtttgctccactgtctgtctatgtgtctgctccactgtctgtctctttgaccatctgttctgttgtctctatgtctgtccgtctgtcctgctgtctgtctgctccgttgtctgtctgtgttttgtctatctgtccgtctgcttcactgtctgtctgtgtgtctgtatgtctgtctgtcaatacatacatctAAAACACGATTCTAGCAAGACACAATATCAAGTCCACCTACACATATACGCaccaacatcacgtgacaatcgtaaatcacgtgaccacactATTACATACAGACTACCTGATTGCTTTACTAGATAGCCAGTTAGAGATTTCTTAGATGAATTCGATTGTGCCTGAATGTAAGATCAAACTTATTGATATTTACGAGTAACAAacgagtgtctgtgtgtcacttCGTTTGATCTTTCTGGAACTGAATGTGCGTCCTCGTGTTGATCAGCAGTTTCTGGCAAAACTGAAATGGATGCCACACCGTCTGGCGTTTTGACGAACGATACAGCAGCGGAAGTAGACATGGACAAAGAGTCACGTGAGAGTTGTTGATATTTATTGTGGTTGCTTGCCTCGAGATTCCCGACCGCAGTTCtaaaactaattaataaataagatattaaattaaaaatatataaataaaaaaataaagttaaaaatttaattataaaaataagaaataagaATTATAAATCAAAAACTAAttttataaaataaaattaaaaatttgttaAAAAtcataaattaaaaattaaatcataaaaattaaaattaaaattaaaatattaattataaaaaataaaaataaatagtaaataaataattataaattgaaaatttaaattataaaaattaaaattataatcaaaaattaaattataaaaaaaattaatggtaaataaataattataaattaataatttaaattattaaaattaaattgtaaaaataaaaaaaaattaaaaatacttataaattaaaaaattaaattataattataaaaattaaacttaaaaataaaaataaaaaaaaataaaaaaattataaattaaaaaattaaattataaaaattaaaacaaaaatcaaaattaaaacataaattataaaataaaaaaataaaaaataaataaataaataaataaaaaataaaaattaaagcataaattataaaaatataaattaaaaattaattagaaattaaaaattaaaaattaaaaattaaaaaaatgaaaattgataatttgttttaatttttaattttttaataataatttttaattttttaatttttataatttatgttttaattttaaatatataaatataaaaataaataaaaattaattataaaaattaaaaatcaaaacataaattataaaataaaatataaaaaatttgttgtttgagtacataaaattaaatttttaaaataaattttgatatcaatatttagTTGTGTTCTATTCTCGCAAAACGTCACTTTACACACttgcacgtgacttactattctcatcacgtgacttgacATATTGCACGTGACCTAACTTTTTTTCCGGGTTATTGCAATGGCGTGTATGAAGTGCACATTCGCTGAAGATCTTCTCTCCCATAAATCCAAGATATCTGTACTCAATGAAATGGCCCAGAAGCTTCAGTTTTCGCTTAATCAACCGACATACACAGAACAAGGTCCAGATCATCAGAAAACCTTCATTTGCCATTTGAGGTTGGGAAGGGCGTTGTACGTGAAGAGAGCAAGATGCAAGAAAACTGCCCACAGTGATGCTGCTGAGCAAGCTTGTAACGCACTCGTTCGTGAAATGGAGCATTCAGAGTCCTGCAGTAAACGTCAAAATGTGCAGACGAGACTAGCTGACACCACATACACTATGACGTCACGACAAAACATTATGACATCACGACAAAacattgtgacgtcacgacaAAACACCGATCAATCAGATTCAGGAGAATCTCCTCCAGCTAAGCGAGCTCGAACGTCATCATTCCAAGCATCCGCATCAGTGGCGGCTCAAACTCGTGTTCCACAGCAAGTAATCGAGTCTGTTAACTCGTTGGAAAGGAATGCCATTTCTGCAATCAACGAGTTTGCACAGAAGAATCGTTTGTTGCACAGAGACAGTTACATAGAGGAAGGACCTGATCATATGAagaaatttcattgtaatcTGGAAGTTGGAAGTCAAATCTTTTCAGGAACAGCAAGCACGAAGAAAGATGCCCGTGTACATGCTTCAGAACAAGCGTGTCAGATGCTGCTTCAACGATCTGCAGTCGACACAGGCTTTAGTGTATCAACaggttgtgtatgtgtgtgtgtgtgtccatgtgtgtgtgtgtgtgtgtgtgtgtgtgtgtgtgtgtgtgtgtgtgcgtgtgtgtgtgtgtgtgtgtgtgtgtgtgtctgtgtgtgtgtgtctgtgtctgtgtctgtgtgtctgtgtgtctgtgtgtctgtgtgtctctctctgtgtgtgtccatatgtgtgtgtgtgtgtgtgtgtgtgtgtgtgtgtgtgtgtgtgtgtccatgtgtgtgtgtgtgtgtgtgtgcgtgtgtgtgtccatgtgtgtgtgtgtgtgtgtgtccatgtgtgtgtgtgtgtgtgtgtgtgtgtgtgtgtgtgtgtgtccgtgtgtgtgtgtgtgtgtgtgtgtgtccatgtgtgtgtgtgtgtgtgtgtgtgtgtgtgtgtgtgtgtgtgtgtctgtgtgtctgtgtgtctgtgtgtctgtgtgtgtgtgtgtgtgttcatgtgtgtgtgtgtgtgtgtgtgtgtgtgtgtgcgtgcgcgcacgcgtgtgtgtctgtgtgtgtgtctgtgtgtgtgtgtgtgtgtgtgtgtgtgtgtgtgtgtgtgtgtgtgtccatgtgtgtgtgtccatgtttgtgtccatgtgtgtgttcgtgtgtgtgtgtgtgtgtgtgtgtgtgtgtgtgtctgtgtgtctgtgtgtgtctgtgtgtctgtgtgagtccatgtgtgtgtgtgtgtgtgtttccatgtgtgtgtgtgtgtgtgtgtgtgtgtgtgtgtgtgtgtgtgtgtgtccgtgtgtgtgtgtgtgtgtgtgtgtgtgtgtgtgtgtgtccgtgtgtgtgtgtgtgtgtgtgtgtgtgtgtgtgtgtgtttgtgtgtgtgtgttcatgtgtgtgtccgtgtgtgtgtgtgtgtgtgtgtgtgtgtccatgtgtgtgtgtgtgtgtgtgtccatgtgtgtgtgtgtgtgtccatgtgtgtgtgtgtgtgtccatgtgtgtgtgtgtgtgtgtgtgtgtgtgtgtgtgtgtccgtgtgtgtgtgtgtgtgtgtgtgtgtgtgtgtgtgtgtgtgtgtccatgtgtgtgtgcacgtgtgtgaaCCTTTAGTTAACACAGAGTCTGGTGTATCAACAGGTTTGACCTCCGAGTCTCTTGACTTATCACACGGTGACCGGATGGCTGCACTCAGTAATGAAAAGTTCAACGAGCTGCAACGCCTACCATTTGAGTGTTCACCTGGCAGGAAGGTCATCGCAGCATTCATCATGAAATCTCCCGATTCTCCACCCAGAGTCGTATCTCTCGGTTCCGGGACTAAATGTGTGAGTGGAGACGCTCTGAGTCTAATGGGAAAGACCGTCAACGATTGCCATGCAGAGATCATTGCACGTCGTGGTTTAAAACAGTTTCTATTTCAAAATCTTGATCGATATTTCAAAACCAGAAAGAGTGACGTGTTTACCAAAGAGAGACACTCGAATGTCATCAACATGAAGTCGGGAGTCGAATTCCATCTTTACATTAGTGTGGCACCATGTGGCGATGGAACGATTTTTTGTCACTCTGAATGTGATGCAACGAATTCGGATGATTCTCACACTCATTTATATCAACCACATCGTCCACAGTTTGACAACAGTGTGTATGGCCAGTTGAGGACGAAGATTGAGGATGGGGAAGGGACCATACCGATTCGGTCGTGCACAAAGCCGCCGACTTGGGATGGAATACAGAAAGGTGAACGACTGCGAACGATGTCGTGTAGCGATAAGATTGCTCGCTGGAATTATCTTGGATTACAAGGAGCTTTGCTCTCAAACTTTATCAAGCCGGTCTACTTGGCGTCTCTCACTGTTGGCAGTTTGTATAAACACGGGCATCTATCTCGTGCTGTGTGCTGCAGGCTGGACGGTTTGCCTGCTGGTTTGAGTATCTACCACGTCAACCATCCACAACTCACGACTCTTAGCCAATCAGGCAGGCGCACACGTTCAACACAAAAGGCATCAGCGTCCAGTATGAATTGGTACGAGGGAGTGGAAACGGTAGAGTCTCTAGATGCAACGAGGGGCACGAGACCAAACGGCTTGGTCTCTCGTCTCTCCAAATCGGCGATGTTTGCATGGTATGCACAAGTGTGCAGCCATGCTGATGGTATGGAAATAGCCAAAACGTATAGTGATGCTAAACTGAAGGCTCGTGCGTATCAAAAGGCAAAGCATGTATTGTATAGTCATCTGGAAAGTAAAGGATACGGCAAGTGGATAGAAAAACCGGAAGAACAGGAACAGTTTGAATTGTTGTAGACATTGACATGTGGCTAGCTGCACTATCTAAGttacagtatgtgtgtatacatgtatgtatctatacatgtatgttggtatacatgtatgtatgtatgtatgtatgtatgtggctcaattggttagagtgtgcagttggagattggcaacatccgggaccttcaggtcagagttcaagtgcgggagagccacatacataagttcccttgggcaaagaactaacatacaattgcctctctctccggagtgtcaggttctgtccaagaagcaaagaagaagttacatatagacagtgactgctgatagtgtttcaattgtatactagtatcgtagattgtatactagtatcgtagattgtatactagtatcatagattgtatactagtatcgtagattgtatactagtatcgtagattgtatactagtatcatagattgtatactagtattgTAGAAAGTATGGTAGAaagtacttagtagtgtctgcagtaacctgggccctaagggtccttgtaaaaatgtatgtatgtatgtatgtatgtatacatgcagtaccTTACTATAGGGTTTGATGGAAAATTCGATTGGTTGTCTTGTCAGTTTTAGTTTAGTGAAATGTTTTATGCTTGCATTGTATTACTGTTTCActacatgcacgcacgcacacacggacacacacatgtacacacacacacacacacacacacacacacacacacacacacacacacacacacacacacacacacacacacacacacacataccgtatatatatttcaatacaacaaatctATGATACAGGCAAATCCCATGCACTAGaaattactgtcattattattattgtctaacaacaatctactgAGAATCATGCGTTCATTAGACCACCACAACTTGactgacaattgctgcaacaaattatttgaAGACTGACTAAAAGAAATAGtaaacagaaacagttttagatGCTATAGTCTCTAATGTATCCAAGCTGACATCCGACCATGTCCCAAATGATTCaactgcaagtggaaagaagaGAGCACCAGATGAAAACACTTCATTGGCTGTCATACTTCATACACTTTGAAATTTCTTCTTCTAAAGCCGCAAAACCGGCGTTGCTTGCTGAATGCGACACAAATCTTTGCTGGAACGAATTAGACACGgttacatcaaaataagcCGAACGGCCAAACAAAAAGTTTGGATGATAGACATTGCCAGGTCGACTATAGTTCTCTGAAGAAGATCTTTGTTCGCGTCGGGTTCCTTTATCGGGTACTAGCAAAGCTTGAAAAATGACATCTCTCAAAGCATCATGGCGTCTAGAACGTAAAGAAATCTTCCGGCAACCAAGAAGATGATCACCAAACTTAACTTGGCCAATTTTTCGAGTTTGGACTTGGTTAATTTAATTTGCTGATATCACGTTAGTAGTAATCAATTAGCACTGGAGACTGCTTTGGGCTACCTTTTGGCACCAGTCATAGATAAGGACGACAACACTGGCAAAGCAAATTTGATGTATTACAGAATTACTCCTAGACAACACTAAATACTGTATGATAGCGCGCTAAACGCGGACTGCAACTCGCGGCAACAAACATGTGATAGTGAAATTGCAGACGATAATAAATGTAACCCATTTGAAAGTGATATTCTGTTATACCTCTGAGGTTAGCGATTCTAAAAGCTAGTCTTGCATTATGTTAGCTCATCATTACAATTTATCACGTGTTTCTTTTCATGCATTTACATATTTTATCTGCATTTTCCAGCTCAAAGGTTACCCTACGGGTATTTTCGTGTAGGCTATACGCATTTACAGATTTTATCTGCATTTTCCGGCTCAAAGGTTTCTCTACCGGTTGACCTTTTGCAACCCACTGCGGTTAGAACTGTGTGCCTAGTCGTTCAAGCGCAGTCATTGCGAGCATGTCAAAGAGATCAGGAGGCGGTGGCCGGAGCGTGCAAGTAAGCGGCTACACACGATCAAATGGCACCTACGTTCAAGGTTATACACGTTCTGCGGCGAGCTCCAGTGGAAGCAGAGCGTCTtctgcaagttcaagtcaatCTAGCTTTGGTGGGGTTCACGTGAGCGGTTACACACGATCAGATGGCACGCATGTTGGAAGCTACACACGTTCTGCAGCAAGTGCTAGTGTAAGCAGAGCGTCTTCTTCAGGGTCacgtcagtctgtctctggTGTGGTCCAAGTGAGCGGTTACACTCGGTCAGACGGTACCAACGTGGAGGGATACACACGATCTTTACCGAGCTCCACCGCTTCGTCCACTGCCGGCAACTCTGGTACTGTTCATGTAAGCGGTTACACTCGCTCAGATGGAACATACGTGCAACCCTACACAAGGTCTTCTCCTGCTAGTGGATCTGCCACCAGCAGAGAGGCGTTGGATCTTGTCCAAGTGAAAGAGTACACCAGAAGTGATGGCGTAATAGTGAAagaacacacaagacagaaacCACAGACCCCACAAAAGGACAGCAGTGCATCTTCTAAAAGTATTGGTGATGCAGCAGGAAGC harbors:
- the LOC134180965 gene encoding uncharacterized protein LOC134180965; this encodes MAQKLQFSLNQPTYTEQGPDHQKTFICHLRLGRALYVKRARCKKTAHSDAAEQACNALVREMEHSESCSKRQNVQTRLADTTYTMTSRQNIMTSRQNIVTSRQNTDQSDSGESPPAKRARTSSFQASASVAAQTRVPQQVIESVNSLERNAISAINEFAQKNRLLHRDSYIEEGPDHMKKFHCNLEVGSQIFSGTASTKKDARVHASEQACQMLLQRSAVDTGFSVSTGLTSESLDLSHGDRMAALSNEKFNELQRLPFECSPGRKVIAAFIMKSPDSPPRVVSLGSGTKCVSGDALSLMGKTVNDCHAEIIARRGLKQFLFQNLDRYFKTRKSDVFTKERHSNVINMKSGVEFHLYISVAPCGDGTIFCHSECDATNSDDSHTHLYQPHRPQFDNSVYGQLRTKIEDGEGTIPIRSCTKPPTWDGIQKGERLRTMSCSDKIARWNYLGLQGALLSNFIKPVYLASLTVGSLYKHGHLSRAVCCRLDGLPAGLSIYHVNHPQLTTLSQSGRRTRSTQKASASSMNWYEGVETVESLDATRGTRPNGLVSRLSKSAMFAWYAQVCSHADGMEIAKTYSDAKLKARAYQKAKHVLYSHLESKGYGKWIEKPEEQEQFELFSKVTLRNCVPSRSSAVIASMSKRSGGGGRSVQVSGYTRSNGTYVQGYTRSAASSSGSRASSASSSQSSFGGVHVSGYTRSDGTHVGSYTRSAASASVSRASSSGSRQSVSGVVQVSGYTRSDGTNVEGYTRSLPSSTASSTAGNSGTVHVSGYTRSDGTYVQPYTRSSPASGSATSREALDLVQVKEYTRSDGVIVKEHTRQKPQTPQKDSSASSKSIGDAAGSSATSQPSKERTYVDNPMNRRLGRVGKVIPKRNIVRRDIRDNNTIQDVIDILKNMAIDNERRCDYQSALYDLQRSELENQLKSSGKEPVTEHEKLREFTASSGMKLAIIPFKELELQGEAIGKGSYGEVYAATFKGTVVAFKQLLYQHMSTKRRDKFVNEISILSSLDHSNTVKLFGAVVDQDHLGIVMEYLPRSLFHAIFIDLTEFEEAAKKKQVLQVADALVYLHTNQIVHCDVKSENVLLDKNDNAKLGDFGLSAVKSATQSSQSGLPDHRGQGTPRYSAPEVLRGELLNFEKLRLTDVYSLGIVAFEVLAEEEPFEGLSVKQLEKNVGQGTVRPSIPSCVSQAIQHLLQSCWSAVANDRPSSEEFRNVWESSDLYRTSSETHGCLEFCVSK